CTGAATTAGTTGAATGTAAAAAACAGCAAGAGACAAAAGCCAATACCTTATTGGTGTCTGCTACACCTCACTATGTTTATTGTGAACAGCTATTGGATATAGACAGAGAAGACATAATTACTATGCCTTCATTCAATCAAAGCAAATACCAACTCGATTTTAAACTGTTTGATGATGCGAAAATATCTCCAGAAAATCCGCTATTTTCTTCGCAAAAAGATAACACTTTTGTAATTAGTAATATGGCGCTTACTGCCCAGAATAGTTTTATCAATAACCAGCAAGAAAATTCAGTTCTATTACATTCGAAGTTCATCAATAGTGATAAACAAAAGTACTTTGCAAAGGTTTATGAAAGTTTTAAGAAAAATGGTTCAAACAAGTATGAAGTATTACGCAGCGGTCCTATTGTTCAGGCATCATTAAACATAAGCTGCAACTATATGGTGGCAGAAATCAGCAATGCAGAAAACACTTTACAGCGTTTAGGTCGACTAGACCGTTTTGGTCAAAATAGCCAAACGAATATTTATTGTTTGGCTGTTCCAATGATGGTTTCGAAGCCTAAAGGTAGCAGCCAAGCAACCCGTTTTTTATCCAAAATGTATTCGTTAAGCTCAACTCGGGCTTGGTATCAGTGTTTACTTGAACATATTGGAGACAGAGAGTTTACCTTGCCAGAAATTTATGAATTGTATGAAAAGCAATTCCATAAAAATGACATTTACAAAAAATTGATCGAAAGTGACTTATTAGCTGCCTTGAGCCAGAGTGTGCAAACAATAAATGCAAAAGTACTAGAGCCAATAGTGATGCAGAAAACCAAAGCCGCCGATAAGAACCGAGCTAAAGTAAGTAAAAATTCATTGCGAGGCGAAAATAGGTTCGTGCAAATGGCGGTTTGCGATGTAACGGATGTAAGTAAGCCAATTTTTGAAGAAACTCAATACGCTTATAGTATGCCTCTAGATGATACTACCGAAGTCGATAACTTAACTTTTTCGGTTTCGGCAATTACAGGTTATGGCAAAAGCGATCAAAACCTGCTTAATCACATGTTTAAAAAGCATCACAACGTGATGGGTGGAGATAAACCATATAACGATAACTTGTTACTAAACCAAGCGCGTGATCCTGAATTACCTATTTACTTGAGTTATACCACAAGAGACTTAGTCTCAGTGGGTGGTGAATCAGCAAGACACTCACATGCCATTTATTACATGGTGTGTGATAAACAACCAATTGGCGCAATGTCGCTAAAACAACTTAATACAACCGCAGAAGATGAGGAATAAATCATGGAAAAAGTAACTGGAATTAAAAGCGTTGATTTTAAAATTACAGCTTTAGGGCATGGTGTGGTGAATTGGAATGGGTCTCCAAACTTAACAATTATCAAAGATGATAAATTCAAAAATATAACAAATCATTCGATGCCTAAGCTACGAGGATATACCAATGTTAAGGAGTTTAATGACGATGGAACGGCTAAATTCTATAAGCACCCAGAAGAAATTAACTTAAATGATGTTGAACTATACATCAGTCAAAATTGCATCAGGCATCATTTATTTCGTGGAGAGCATTACAACTTAAATTCTCCACAGTTAGAAAATAATATAATTAAGCTACTGTGCTCAATTACTGGTTTAGTGCGTGGGTATGTTAACCCTAAAAATGAAAACAAGCGCACAAGTCCTCTATTGTTAACGGATTTTGTTGATCAACTCGGTAATGGGAATTTTGAACAAATGGGACGTTCTGGAAGTAAAGAAAAAGAAACAAGTAAGTCAGGTAAAGATTCGAGCAATTCACTCTTTTCTAAGTTGACCTTTGGAGATACGAAATATCTAGCTTATGGTTCAATTAGTATTGAACAACTTCAGTTTATTCCATTGTGCGCTGATTTTGGTCGTGAGTCGATGAAGATCAATAACCATAAAGAAGGTCAGGAAGTCGCTGAACAACTGTCAAGCTATCTTAAGAAACTATCTGGTAACTCAGAAACAAAAGCTGTTTATCATGAAAATTATGTGAGAGTAGGCTCCATATTTGATGAGGGTGAAGCAGGCATTTTACTAAATGATTCCGCGATAGATGTATTAGTAACGCAGACAATTGAATTGGTAAAAAATTTAACTATCAGGCAAGCCAAGGGCTATATGTATGTTGATGAGGTATTGGTAGATTACAACGATAGTCAAGTAGCCAAGAATATGTTTCGTATAAAAACTAGCCATGAGCAAGAAATTAAACAAAATAAAGGCTCTCAATCATATGCTGTTTATTATCAAGGTAAATAGTTATGAGGATTACAATTGAATTTGACTCGTGTTGGCAAACTGGGTTTCTTGGTGATGATCCTAAGAAAAAGTTTGATTTGAAAAATAATGCGGCCACGTATTCTAAGGGAGACTTTGAAGGAAAAACCAAAAAGAACTTTCACGAATCAAGTGGCTATGAACAAAAATTTGTTGCTACCTCAGGGACTCGAGGAGAAAAGCCGACCCCTATTTCTAAAAGCACTATTTTGGGGGTGTTGTGTAGGCTGATTGGTGACCAAAGGCCACTATGGAAAGCTAGGCAAAGTTCTAATTATTATTTTTCTGACATAGAAGACAGAATATTAGAGCCTATTATAGAGCGGGATGCTCAAGAGGTTAGTGAACTAGTCTATTTAACAAATAAATCGGATGCTCGTTGCGCTCAGCAAGGGTATCTAGGTGTGCTAAACGATGACAATCCTTGGTTTTTTTCCGAGGAAGCTAAGCATTTATGGTCAGTTCTTTATTTGAATAAAGAGCAGTTAATTCAATTTGTGGAAAACGGCAAACCTAATGAGCCACTTGAAAACAGTGACTTGTGTAAACCAACTGCATTAATAAATCGAATTAATCTTATTTCTGATTCAAAGTCTGAGTTAGGTGCTTTGATTAGAACTAATGAAAGGCTACAACGTGATCAAATATTGGATATTAGTAAAAAGGCAAGTTTGCTATCTGACCACAATGATAAAATCAAGTTAAAACCTTCAAAAACCAAGGCTCATAAACTAAAAAATGACCAAAAACTAACTCAGCTTACGAATGAATTGTCTGAAGCAAAATCATACCTTGATCAATTGAAAATTGATTCACTCAGTGAGTTCGAGACTACTTTAAATTCGGTAACTCAATTTTTATCTGATAAATATCCAAATGATAAAAAAAGAGGAGAGGAATATTGTAAAGATGGATTGATCTATCCGATGTCTCTATATGCAGCTGCTTTGCATTTGCAGGCTGAGCGTCTATCAGAAATGGGACTAGATTTGCTGTTTGCTTATAACTCAAAACAAGAGATTCAAATTCAAGGGTTTTCGAAAGCAGGCTTTAATGGCATAAGAGACTGGTTGAATAGAATGGCTGGAGGACGGAAAAAAGCTGTTGGTACCCCATGTAATATTCAAAAGCACTCAGGTCGGTTAGAAATTGAAATTGGTTTAAACAATGATGATTATGGCCGTGAATTTCCTGAATTAACTCGTTCTCAAGAAATTATAAAACTCATTGAACATGCAGGTGTATCCAGTTTTTACCTTGGTAAAAAAGGATTGGCTTATGTTTCTAAAATACGGTCATAAGGAGAATAAATATGGATCATTACTGTGATATTCGTATCAAACCTGATGCGGAAATGCGTGAAAATGTATTGCTAAATAAGGTTTATACAAAATTTCATAAAGCTCTGTGTGACCTTTCTTCTAAATCAGTTGGTGTAAGCTTTCCAGAGACAAAGCTGAAGCTCGGAAAGGTGTTGAGAGTTCATTCAAGCCAATCCAATTTAAAAGCACTGAAAGAAATGAACTGGCTTGGAGGGTTAATTAGTTATTGTGAATACAGTGAAGTGCAAACAATTCCTGAGAACGTAGAGCATCGGACAGTTTCTCGTTGGCGACCAAACATGACTGAATCACACCTAAGACGACTTATAAAGCGTAGGTCTATTTCTGAAGACGAAATTAAGGCTTATCGAGCGAAAATGTACGCAGCTCAGCTTACTACTTTGCCATATTTAGAGTTAGAGAGTACGGGGAGCGGGCAGCTATATAGGCGTTATATTCAAGTATCCGACCCTGTTCATCAAGCGGTAGGTGGTGACTTTGATCAATTTGGTTTAAGTAAAAAAGCTACAATACCTTGGTTTTAACCAATAAATCTCGCTCTTTAAAAAAGTAATTACAAAACAAAGAGTTGCAACATATAGAGAAAACATAGGTAAAAAAAGGTATTTTTACCTAACTCTATAGTGTGACTCGTTTTTTTGCAGTTAGACTATAGTTAGCCGCCGCACACGCGGCTTAGAAATATAATTGTTTTAGGGACTTCCTGACCCCTTTGTTAGCCGCCGCACACGCGGCTTAGAAATAAACATAATTATCTCAATTTTTCATTTCACAGTTAGCCGCCGCACACGCGGCTTAGAAATGAATGGCGGCACAGCCCTAGGTAATAGATAGGTTAGCCGCCGCACACGCGGCTTAGAAATTTTTGATACGTGGTAACAAAGTTTTTTTCATGTTAGCCGCCGCACACGCGGCTTAGAAAATTAATGATTGAATTGCCCCATTCATTCCTTTGTTAGCCGCCGCACACGCGGCTTAGAAAGTTTAAGTCCGTAATCAATGCATCTATGTATCGTTAGCCGCCGCACACGCGGCTTAGAAATATCTAAGCGCCATGTTTAGCACCTTAATCAAGTTAGCCGCCGCACACGCGGCTTAGAAAATACTGTGGGTAATAACTTAATGAAGTTCCTGGTTAGCCGCCGCACACGCGGCTTAGAAATGTCTAACACCCGTGCCATTCGTCACCTACCCGTTAGCCGCCGCACACGCGGCTTAGAAAATGATTACGAAGCTTTTGAAACCAACCAATGTGTTAGCCGCCGCACACGCGGCTTAGAAATTATGGTCTGCGGTTTGCTGGTTGTTGTGGTGGTTAGCCGCCGCACACGCGGCTTAGAAATCGATGCGCAGATGCCAGAGCTTAAAGACTTCGTTAGCCGCCGCACACGCGGCTTAGAAATTTTATAGTTTTATCAATCCTTATCTCCACTGGTTAGCCGCCGCACACGCGGCTTAGAAAACACAAAACAGGAAATAAAAGAGCCCTCCGCGGTTAGCCGCCGCACACGCGGCTTAGAAATGAAAGACCAGAGCTTACACTTGGTAAGATTCGTTAGCCGCCGCACACGCGGCTTAGAAATTTCTTCGATTGGCAGGCTTTTTATGATGGCAGTTAGCCGCCGCACACGCGGCTTAGAAATCTTAGTGTTGATCTGAGTGATTTTGATCAAGGTTAGCCGCCGCACACGCGGCTTAGAAATATTATTGTTTGTCAAATCAACAAAAAGTTGTGTTAGCCGCCGCACACGCGGCTTAGAAAGCTAAGTGGATTGCAACAACCGTGATTGGCGGGTTAGCCGCCGCACACGCGGCTTAGAAATGATACATCATCAAATGGGGTAGGCTCCAATGGTTAGCCGCCGCACACGCGGCTTAGAAATCAATTATAAATTATTGGAGTGAATTATGTTTGTTAGCCGCCGCACACGCGGCTTAGAAATTTTCTCTGCAAAATATTCGCTGTGATTTGGTGTTAGCCGCCGCACACGCGGCTTAGAAAAGAAACGTGGATTAATGATGTATGTGGAATTGGTTAGCCGCCGCATACGCGGCTTAGAAAATAATTCGCTTCTGACTTTGCTTCTCTCATCAGTTAGCCGCCGCACACGCGGCTTAGAAATGTAGGTATGCTACTTCGTCAATCTCACCGATGTTAGCCGCCGCACACGCGGCTTAGAAAATGTCTTTAATCCACTGCTCTTTGATCTCACGGTTAGCCGCCGCACACGCGGCTTAGAAATTATCCAAGCCGTGCGTCTGTACCAAACCCAAGTTAGCCGCCGCACACGCGGCTTAGAAAAAGTGAGGTGACCTATGAGTTTTTTTGACACTGTTAGCCGCCGCACACGCGGCTTAGAAAACTAGAAGAAAACCTTTTAGCTGAATCAGATAGTTAGCCGCCGCACACGCGGCTTAGAAAAATCAGCGAAAAACCACCCATCGACGTTCGCGGTTAGCCGCCGCACACGCGGCTTAGAAATTCCGGTCTGCCCCCTTTTCGACCTCTGGCTCGTTAGCCGCTGCACACGCGGCTTAGAAAAAGTCCGAATGGCGCAAGCAAAGCTGCTAAAAGTTAGCCGCTGCACACGCGGCTTAGAAAAATCGGTGCTGTGGCGGCGGCTGTTGGTTTACGTTAGCCGCTGCACACGCGGCTTAGAAACCAACACTCACCACCAATAATGGCACCCAATGCGTTAGCCGCTGCACACGCGGCTTAGAAAATGAAAGCGGCGCAAGAGAAACAAGGTAGATGTTAGCCGCTGCACACGCGGCTTAGAAATCTTCATCTAAGCAGTGGTTTTTCATCCTGTCGTTAGCCGCCGCACACGCGGCTTAGAAATTGCAGTGTGACCAAGCCGCCAAAGTACGCACGTTGGCCGCCGTACACGCGGCTTAGAAACAACAAAACAGGGGGAGCCGTGGGGCTTTCTTGTTAGCCGCCGCACACGCGGCTTAGAAATTTGAAGTAGGCTCGTTTAATGTAGTTAGTGAGTTAGCCGCCGCACACGCGGCTTAGAAAAGATATGCGGCTGAGTTAAGTCGCCATACAGCGTTAGCCGCCGCACACGCGGCTTAGAAAACATTTGCACTGACTGCCGCTTCTCCCTTGTTGTTAGCCGCTGCACACGCGGCTTAGAAATCAATACAAAACGCAAAGAATAGTTTTTCATTGTTAGCCGCTGCACACGCGGCTTAGAAAAACAGCTTCAAGTCTTAATGCCAGGTGAAATTGTTAGCCGCTGCACACGCGGCTTAGAAATGCATCAGTGCCAGCACCGGCCTCAGCGACAAGTTAGCCGCTGCACACGCGGCTTAGAAAGCCCAGCGCGCCATGGCTCGTAACCTAAGCGAGTTAGCCGCTGCACACGCGGCTTAGAAAACAGCGGCCGATGCCAAAAAAACCAAAGGAGAGTTAGCCGCTGCACACGCGGCTTAGAAATTTCGGATCAAATTTAATAGTGCTCATGCTCTGTTAGCCGCCGCACACGCGGCTTAGAAAGTTTACATGGCCATGCGGAACGCCTCGGGTCGATTAGCCGCCGCACACGCGGCTTAGAAATATAACCAGTGTCCGATGATGCCGTGGATCGAGTTAGCCGCTGCACACGCGGCTTAGAAAACACTTTGCCAGCTTCATTAATGCAGATTTCAGTTAGCCGCCGCACACGCGGCTTAGAAAGTAACCTTATCCCAGTTTTGATACAGCAATATGTTAGCCGCCGCACACGCGGCTTAGAAAACCAAGCTTTATGAAAGCATCACTATTGGTTGGTTAGCCGCTGCACACGCGGCTTAGAAAGTGAGCAACGCCTTCGATGTACTCCAAAAGCTGTTAGCCGCCGCACACGCGGCTTAGAAAGATCATCACATCAATATCGCGGCCTGAAATTCGTTAGCCGCCGCACACGCGGCTTAGAAAACATGAAAATAATCTGTCATACTGTCTGATTCGTTAGCCACCGCACACGCGGCTTAGAAAACTCAATGGCTCGCTGGCCTCAACATCAAACGGTTAGCCGCCGCACACGCGGCTTAGAAAATCCACCAATATTGCGGGTTATTTTCTACAAAGTTAGCCGCCGCACACGCGGCTTAGCAAATCATGAGTTATTCCATTCTCTTTTATGATGTAGGACTGGTAAGCATATCAACATGCTATGCTAGTGGGGTGATTTTTGAATATTGAGGTTGTGGATGTCGCAAGTGAGTACTGAGCAGGAAGGTTCATCTAAGACAGAACAAGGTGATAACTCGAAGCAAAATGAGTCGGACAGTGTCAGTAAGCTGGTTTGGTCACAGTTATTGATCAATCTTGGTGATGCCTTAATTAATCCTAAGGTGACTTTGCCTTGGATTTTACAGGGCGCGGGTGTGCCTGTGTATTTGCTTGGTTGGTTGGTGCCGATTCGTGAATCTGGTTCATTGTTACCGCAATTGTTGATGGCTAGCTACATACAGCGGGTGCCTTTGCGCAAGTGGTTGTGGGTGTTTGGCAGTGTCATGCAAGCCTTGTGTGTGCTTTTGATTGGTATGGTTGCCTTGTTTTTTGAAGGGGCATTGGCGGGTTGGTGTGTGATTGGGTTGATGGTGTTGTTCAGTCTGGCACGCGGTTTAAATTCCATCACCTCGAAGGATGTGTTGGGTAAAACCATTTCCAAGGGGCATCGTGGCCGAGTGTCTGGTTGGGCGTCCAGTGCGGCGGGTTTGATTACTTTGGGCGTTGCTCTGGTAATGGTGTTTAGCGGTTTTTTTGATTTGCAGGGCAGCACAGTGTTTTATGCTGCTTGTTTGATGATTGGTGCTTGTGTCTGGTGTCTGGCCGCGTTGATTTATGCCCAGCTTAAGGAACCTAATAGTCCAGTTGATAAGACCAAGGTGCGCCTCGTTGAGTTGTTTTCCAGTTTGTCATTGCTGAAAACTCATGCGGATTTTCGTCGCTTTGTGATCGCGCGTTCTTTGTTGCTCTGTACCGCATTGAGTGCGCCTTATTATGTGTTGATTGCACAACAGAATCTGGGCGATAGACTCTGGGTGCTAGGGGCCTTTATGGCAGCAAGCGGTTTGGCTTCTCTTATTTCTTCGCCTTTTTGGGGACGCTTTTCGGATTATTCGAGTCGTCAAGTCATGATGATAGCCACCTTGTTGGGTGTTGGTGTGGGGTTATTGTTATTTGTGCTAACAACTTTTTATGTTGATTGGGTAAAAGGCGTTTGGTTAATGCCCTTGTTATATTTTGTCCTGTGTGTGGCGCATCAAGGCGTGCGTATTGGGCGCAAAACCTATTTGGTGGATTTGGCCGAAGGCAATGATAGAACCCAATACGTGGCAGTCAGTAACACGGTAATTGGCGTGATGTTGCTGTTAATGAGTGTTTTTGGTTTGCTGACTGGGGTTGTCTCTTTGCCTGTTTTGGTGCTTGTTTATTCTTTACTGGCTTTGCTGGGGGCTGTGGTGGTAATGCGTTTACCTGAGGCGTGATAGGCAATAAAGGGAAGGTTGAGTGTAGGAAGCGTGTCTTACACTCAACCTGATGATCAGTTGGGGTTGGGCAACGGAATAGCAGGGGCGTTTTTAACCCTGTTTAATACCAATGTGGACGTCAGGTCTTTTACACACTCTAGTGCAGTAAGGGTTTCGTTTAAAAAAATAGACAAAGAGGGTAGGTCTTCGCTGATCACTCGCATCCAATAATTGGCGTCACCACTTATTTCATAACATTCTAATACTTTGGGCATGTCAACAATAGCTTGTTTGAATTGCTCATTGGCCAATTTATTACCTTTCTCTAATGTGATGCTGACAAAGGCGGTGACTTGAAAACCCAGTTTATTTGCATTTAGTTGTGTGAAATAAGCTTCTATTAAATTGCTCTGTTCCAGTCTTTGCAGGCGTCTAGAGCATTGTGACGGTGATAGACTAACCTGTTCAGATAAAGCCACGTTGGTTAAACGCGCATTTTCTTGTAATGC
The window above is part of the Marinomonas sp. THO17 genome. Proteins encoded here:
- a CDS encoding Lrp/AsnC family transcriptional regulator, with amino-acid sequence MNQIELDSYDWRLLRALQENARLTNVALSEQVSLSPSQCSRRLQRLEQSNLIEAYFTQLNANKLGFQVTAFVSITLEKGNKLANEQFKQAIVDMPKVLECYEISGDANYWMRVISEDLPSLSIFLNETLTALECVKDLTSTLVLNRVKNAPAIPLPNPN
- the cas7fv gene encoding type I-Fv CRISPR-associated protein Cas7fv — protein: MEKVTGIKSVDFKITALGHGVVNWNGSPNLTIIKDDKFKNITNHSMPKLRGYTNVKEFNDDGTAKFYKHPEEINLNDVELYISQNCIRHHLFRGEHYNLNSPQLENNIIKLLCSITGLVRGYVNPKNENKRTSPLLLTDFVDQLGNGNFEQMGRSGSKEKETSKSGKDSSNSLFSKLTFGDTKYLAYGSISIEQLQFIPLCADFGRESMKINNHKEGQEVAEQLSSYLKKLSGNSETKAVYHENYVRVGSIFDEGEAGILLNDSAIDVLVTQTIELVKNLTIRQAKGYMYVDEVLVDYNDSQVAKNMFRIKTSHEQEIKQNKGSQSYAVYYQGK
- the cas6f gene encoding type I-F CRISPR-associated endoribonuclease Cas6/Csy4, whose product is MDHYCDIRIKPDAEMRENVLLNKVYTKFHKALCDLSSKSVGVSFPETKLKLGKVLRVHSSQSNLKALKEMNWLGGLISYCEYSEVQTIPENVEHRTVSRWRPNMTESHLRRLIKRRSISEDEIKAYRAKMYAAQLTTLPYLELESTGSGQLYRRYIQVSDPVHQAVGGDFDQFGLSKKATIPWF
- the cas5fv gene encoding type I-Fv CRISPR-associated protein Cas5fv, whose amino-acid sequence is MRITIEFDSCWQTGFLGDDPKKKFDLKNNAATYSKGDFEGKTKKNFHESSGYEQKFVATSGTRGEKPTPISKSTILGVLCRLIGDQRPLWKARQSSNYYFSDIEDRILEPIIERDAQEVSELVYLTNKSDARCAQQGYLGVLNDDNPWFFSEEAKHLWSVLYLNKEQLIQFVENGKPNEPLENSDLCKPTALINRINLISDSKSELGALIRTNERLQRDQILDISKKASLLSDHNDKIKLKPSKTKAHKLKNDQKLTQLTNELSEAKSYLDQLKIDSLSEFETTLNSVTQFLSDKYPNDKKRGEEYCKDGLIYPMSLYAAALHLQAERLSEMGLDLLFAYNSKQEIQIQGFSKAGFNGIRDWLNRMAGGRKKAVGTPCNIQKHSGRLEIEIGLNNDDYGREFPELTRSQEIIKLIEHAGVSSFYLGKKGLAYVSKIRS
- a CDS encoding MFS transporter; this encodes MSQVSTEQEGSSKTEQGDNSKQNESDSVSKLVWSQLLINLGDALINPKVTLPWILQGAGVPVYLLGWLVPIRESGSLLPQLLMASYIQRVPLRKWLWVFGSVMQALCVLLIGMVALFFEGALAGWCVIGLMVLFSLARGLNSITSKDVLGKTISKGHRGRVSGWASSAAGLITLGVALVMVFSGFFDLQGSTVFYAACLMIGACVWCLAALIYAQLKEPNSPVDKTKVRLVELFSSLSLLKTHADFRRFVIARSLLLCTALSAPYYVLIAQQNLGDRLWVLGAFMAASGLASLISSPFWGRFSDYSSRQVMMIATLLGVGVGLLLFVLTTFYVDWVKGVWLMPLLYFVLCVAHQGVRIGRKTYLVDLAEGNDRTQYVAVSNTVIGVMLLLMSVFGLLTGVVSLPVLVLVYSLLALLGAVVVMRLPEA